CCATTCGCCAGGGTCTTCGGGGATGAAGGCGGGCACGCCTTGCTCGGGGATCTCGGCGCCGAGCAACTCAAGATCATGCCGGGCAGCGCTGTTGTCAGGGTCGAGGAAGAGCACATTTTGCAAGCAGTAGATGCGCTCCTGGCGTGATTCCACCGCGGTGCTCATCAGCAACCAATAGAGCGGCTCGCGATTGTCGGTGCGCAGCAGTGCCAGCAGCAGCTCGCGTGCCCGGGCGGTGTCGCCCGTCTGGCCCGCCTGCACGGCCTCCTGAAGCATTTGCTCCTTCGTTAATGCCATTGCGCGTGAGTTTAGCACACGCACTCCGCCTGGACAAGAAAAGGGCTTGGATATAATCACGGCGTGTTCTCACGTTGTGCACTCCTGAGCTTATGTTTGTGGCTGGCTGCGTGCCAAGCCGCACCTGAGCCGCAGCCCACCCCATTGGCTTCACTGGAAATTACTGAATTTGTGCTGGCTACCCCCAGCGCCACGGCGGGCGGCGCGGCTACGCTGGAATTTGTGCCGCCCACGCCCACACCACAAATCTATGTGGTGGTGCCGAACGACACCTTGTTCACGATTGCAGCCCGCCTTGAGATCACGCTGGATGCGTTGATGGCTGCCAACCCTGGGGTGGATGCCCGCGCGCTGGCCCCAGGCACCGAACTGCTGATTCCTTCCGGGGCAATGGCCGCCACTACCCCGCTGCCACAAATCACCCCGGTGCCGGTGGCCGCCCGCCCGCCGCGCTGTTTTGCCAGCCAGGCGGGCGAGTTGCGCTGTCTGGTGCTGGTGCAGAATGATGGCCAGTTGCCACTGGAGAACGTGACCGGCTATGTGCGCCTGCGCGATGCCAGTGGGAACACCCTGGCGGATGCAGAGGCAGTGCCGCCATTGAATTTGCTGCCGGTGGGCGCGGCTATGCCGTTGATAGCTTCCTTCTCTGTGGCCCCCGCAGGCTGGGCCAGCGCCCAAGCGGAAATCACTAGCGCCTTTGCGGTGCAAGAAGATCAGGCGCAGTATGTACGCGTGCAGAGTGTAAATTTCAGTTGGGAGGCGACCGCGCCGGCGGCCCAGGCCGCCCATGTGCGCGGCCGCGTGGAGTTGGCGGGTTCAGCCAGCAGCGTGTGGGTGCTGGCGGTGGCTTACGATGCCGGCGGCGAACCGGTAGGCATGCGCCGCTGGGAGAGCGCAGGGCAGACGGAGTTTGATTTCTGGGTCTACAGCCTCGGCCCGCAGATCAGCGATGTGCAGGTGGTGGCGGAGGCGCATCCGTAGCCTTAGGGGCCACCGAATGGCCCAGTGATCAGCGTGAGTGGCAACGGAGTGAACACCAGGAAAAATAACAGAATGGCCAGAATGGCAACCGCTTTACGCGCCGGGTTGAGTGGGGTCACTTGATCGAGTGGTTCGGCGGATGCACGCCCCAAAAATAGAATCAAAAAGGTCCACACCCACCAGCCTGAATAAAAGAACCCCAGAATGGCGAGGAGCGCCACGATCACCGGCCACAGGGCGCGCACGCGTTTGCCCAACAGGGCATACAGGATATGCCCGCCATCCAATTGGCCTACGGGGATCAGGTTCAACGACGTGACCAGCAGGCCGGCCCAGCCAGCCCAGGCCACGGGGTGCAAAAAGACATCCATGCCGCCCAGGGGGCTGGGGGCGCCGGTGAAGAGATAGCGCGCCCAGTACAGCAACGGCGGCACGCCAGCGTAGCTCTGTGGAGCCGGCAGCCACTGCCCAAAGACCGCGTATTTTGAAAGTAGATACAGGATCGAGTTGCCTTCCAGGCTGATTGCATCCCCGGCGGCCACGAAGCGCGGCAACGGTTCAAGGGTGGAGAGCTGCAAGCCCAGCAGTAGCACCGGGATGGCCACCAGTAGGCCAGCCAAGGGCCCGGCCACGCCAATATCGAACAGCACTTTTTTGTTACGCGGTACCTCTTTGAGTTGAATGAAAGCACCTAGCGTGCCGAAGGGGCTGAAGGGGGCGGGTAGCGGCAGGAAGTAGGGCAGGCTCACTTCGCTGCCGTGATAGCGCGCCGCTAAGTAGTGTCCAAATTCATGGGCCAGCAAGATGCTCAGCAAGGCGGCGGCAAACGGCAGCCCTTCACCCAGATGGCTGAACCAGCTTGCCAGGGTGGTGGGTAGCGGCTCCTCCAACCCGTAGAGCATGCCAGTGTAGAGCATGCTGGCCAGGGTGAGCAGAAAGAAGGCCAGATTGAGCCAGGGGTTGGAGCGGCGCGGCCGCGGCGGAAGGGGCGTGAGCACCAGTGCATGCTGCTTGCCATCGGCCAGCAAATGTACGCTGAGTTTTTGCGCCTTGAGCGCCGCGCTCAGT
The DNA window shown above is from Anaerolineales bacterium and carries:
- a CDS encoding LysM peptidoglycan-binding domain-containing protein, which translates into the protein MFSRCALLSLCLWLAACQAAPEPQPTPLASLEITEFVLATPSATAGGAATLEFVPPTPTPQIYVVVPNDTLFTIAARLEITLDALMAANPGVDARALAPGTELLIPSGAMAATTPLPQITPVPVAARPPRCFASQAGELRCLVLVQNDGQLPLENVTGYVRLRDASGNTLADAEAVPPLNLLPVGAAMPLIASFSVAPAGWASAQAEITSAFAVQEDQAQYVRVQSVNFSWEATAPAAQAAHVRGRVELAGSASSVWVLAVAYDAGGEPVGMRRWESAGQTEFDFWVYSLGPQISDVQVVAEAHP
- a CDS encoding site-2 protease family protein; the encoded protein is MHTPHTDTDTITPLIARYLDIEQVVQGGGKLPYVMRYHGQLRVESERAHRELSAALKAQKLSVHLLADGKQHALVLTPLPPRPRRSNPWLNLAFFLLTLASMLYTGMLYGLEEPLPTTLASWFSHLGEGLPFAAALLSILLAHEFGHYLAARYHGSEVSLPYFLPLPAPFSPFGTLGAFIQLKEVPRNKKVLFDIGVAGPLAGLLVAIPVLLLGLQLSTLEPLPRFVAAGDAISLEGNSILYLLSKYAVFGQWLPAPQSYAGVPPLLYWARYLFTGAPSPLGGMDVFLHPVAWAGWAGLLVTSLNLIPVGQLDGGHILYALLGKRVRALWPVIVALLAILGFFYSGWWVWTFLILFLGRASAEPLDQVTPLNPARKAVAILAILLFFLVFTPLPLTLITGPFGGP